A window of Natronolimnobius sp. AArcel1 contains these coding sequences:
- a CDS encoding lasso peptide biosynthesis B2 protein, which translates to MGRIAGFLAVPLGEKFRLLVAAALLVLARVGFVLLPFRRFRRTLLALTCTLARVVPGAPSPAHVAWAVDTADRSIPGHRTCLMRSVSAEAIHCLYGHDIIHRIGVAPAGDNAPATGMDADHVGVPDAIGGFEAHSWIEYDGSVLLGHLEDLARFEPLPPLNGRDQP; encoded by the coding sequence ATGGGACGGATAGCCGGCTTCCTCGCGGTTCCTCTCGGGGAGAAGTTCCGCCTGCTCGTCGCCGCGGCGCTGCTAGTGCTGGCTCGAGTCGGCTTCGTACTCCTTCCCTTTCGGCGGTTCAGACGCACGCTGTTGGCACTTACCTGCACACTCGCCCGTGTCGTCCCCGGCGCGCCATCGCCCGCACACGTCGCCTGGGCGGTCGACACCGCTGATCGATCGATTCCGGGTCATCGCACTTGTCTGATGCGCTCTGTTAGCGCCGAGGCGATCCATTGTCTCTACGGCCACGACATCATCCATCGAATCGGCGTCGCACCCGCTGGCGATAACGCACCAGCCACGGGGATGGACGCCGACCACGTCGGCGTCCCTGATGCGATCGGCGGTTTCGAGGCCCACAGTTGGATCGAGTACGACGGGTCGGTCTTGCTCGGCCACCTCGAGGACTTAGCGCGATTTGAACCGCTTCCACCACTCAACGGGCGTGATCAGCCATGA
- a CDS encoding PqqD family protein encodes MGDSEPIAPSTVVVATESHLATTIEDETVLLELESGTYYGFNEVGSQLWELLQEPQTVGDLCETIQSTYDEVPTKQCRRDVQTVLEEMDAAGLVEIEANTATSE; translated from the coding sequence ATGGGGGATTCCGAACCGATTGCACCGTCGACAGTAGTTGTAGCGACTGAGAGCCACTTGGCGACGACCATCGAGGACGAGACTGTGCTTTTAGAACTCGAGTCGGGAACGTACTACGGCTTCAACGAGGTCGGCTCACAGCTCTGGGAACTTCTCCAGGAGCCACAGACTGTTGGCGACCTCTGTGAGACGATTCAGTCGACGTACGACGAGGTCCCCACAAAGCAGTGCCGACGCGACGTCCAAACCGTACTCGAAGAGATGGACGCAGCAGGACTCGTCGAGATTGAGGCCAACACGGCCACGTCGGAGTGA